Proteins found in one Bremerella volcania genomic segment:
- a CDS encoding HD-GYP domain-containing protein translates to MSLPPAALSLTGNTVGTFVPAVRHRLKQMSTELRNYFGTSFCLRDGSTGELMLAADDGIVGDDSLLASLCPGILREGTPTIVAEETGCAVLAIPLRDGVNTYIGTAPFRLAITGSASPEFGKLSQVLGCSPKEAKRWHQAQAEWTIPALERMSAMVLGKITSDSEIERLTEEIDKVSDSLSSTYEEISLLYGLTQNLRISSSDSQLGDLALNWLLEVIPCRGLSILYQQPGRRGSQNDSSGTQYEPHLLSVGECTVDSQMLSHLVKKLNLNEKRSAFVANQRITERPDWPCPEIRQIIAVPLVEGDNIFGWLFAINHNEDKGFGTVEASLLSSVGTILGIHSGNIELYRRQSEFVTSVVRALTSAIDAKDPYTCGHSDRVARLAVRLAQEMGLDNETLNLLYMAGLLHDVGKIGIDDSVLRKPGRLTDEEYEHIKLHPELGCNILSGLKQLEAVLPVVLHHHEQWDGKGYPHKLAGETIPKLARITAVADAYDAMSSDRPYRKGMPEDRVNQIFREGSGTQWDPEVIEAFFAAREDIRNIMREERAGLGFDVSNWIKSLQDD, encoded by the coding sequence CCGGTAATACGGTAGGTACGTTTGTGCCTGCGGTACGTCACCGTTTGAAGCAGATGAGCACGGAACTGCGAAACTACTTCGGTACCTCGTTTTGTTTGAGGGACGGAAGTACGGGCGAACTCATGCTGGCAGCCGACGACGGTATCGTAGGAGACGATTCACTCCTCGCTTCCCTCTGCCCAGGCATCCTCCGAGAAGGCACTCCCACAATCGTGGCCGAAGAAACCGGCTGCGCCGTCCTGGCGATTCCCCTGCGCGACGGCGTGAACACTTACATTGGAACCGCCCCCTTTCGGCTGGCTATCACCGGTAGTGCATCGCCTGAATTCGGGAAGCTTTCCCAGGTATTGGGCTGTTCTCCCAAAGAAGCCAAACGCTGGCATCAGGCTCAGGCCGAGTGGACCATCCCGGCACTTGAGCGGATGTCCGCCATGGTGCTTGGCAAGATCACGTCCGATTCCGAAATCGAACGACTGACCGAAGAGATCGACAAGGTCTCGGATAGTCTGTCGTCGACCTACGAAGAAATAAGCCTTCTGTACGGCCTGACCCAGAACCTGCGTATTTCGAGTAGCGATTCGCAACTCGGAGACCTTGCACTCAACTGGCTCTTGGAAGTCATCCCCTGCCGCGGACTTTCGATCCTGTATCAACAACCAGGTCGTCGCGGAAGCCAAAACGATTCTTCCGGGACGCAGTACGAGCCCCACCTCCTTTCCGTCGGTGAATGCACGGTCGATTCTCAGATGCTCTCTCACCTGGTGAAGAAGCTAAACCTGAATGAAAAGCGGTCCGCATTCGTCGCCAACCAGCGCATCACCGAACGTCCCGACTGGCCTTGCCCGGAAATTCGGCAGATCATTGCCGTGCCGCTGGTCGAAGGAGACAACATCTTTGGCTGGCTGTTTGCCATCAATCACAACGAAGACAAAGGATTTGGCACCGTTGAAGCGAGCTTGCTTAGCAGCGTCGGCACGATCCTGGGTATTCACAGCGGAAATATCGAACTGTATCGCCGTCAGTCCGAATTCGTTACCAGCGTGGTTCGCGCCCTGACGTCTGCCATCGACGCCAAAGACCCGTACACATGCGGTCACAGCGATCGCGTTGCCCGTCTTGCCGTTCGCTTGGCGCAAGAGATGGGCCTTGACAACGAGACCCTCAACCTGCTGTACATGGCTGGCTTGCTACATGACGTCGGCAAGATCGGCATCGACGACAGCGTCCTCCGCAAGCCCGGTCGCTTGACCGACGAAGAATACGAACACATCAAACTGCACCCTGAACTGGGCTGCAACATTCTGTCGGGCCTCAAGCAATTAGAGGCCGTGCTCCCGGTGGTTCTCCATCATCACGAGCAATGGGACGGCAAAGGATATCCTCATAAGCTGGCCGGGGAAACCATTCCCAAGCTGGCACGCATCACGGCCGTTGCCGATGCCTACGATGCCATGTCCAGCGATCGACCTTACCGAAAAGGAATGCCGGAGGATCGCGTGAATCAGATTTTCCGCGAAGGCTCAGGCACCCAGTGGGATCCGGAAGTCATCGAAGCATTCTTCGCCGCACGTGAAGACATTCGCAACATCATGAGAGAGGAACGTGCTGGACTGGGCTTCGACGTCAGCAACTGGATCAAGTCGCTTCAAGACGACTAA
- the ygfZ gene encoding CAF17-like 4Fe-4S cluster assembly/insertion protein YgfZ: MNDTISWVSSPLKSQIQVSGPSHIRFLQGLCSNDVAQLAVGASCEAYIPTVQGKVLAHGFLKKHDDRIVFLGLGQQTEALLLHLQKYAMIEDVEVTDQSESKNAILVWGENVGSWLKGKLGVSDLPELHQHQTLSREGASIDILHTPLLKEASYELSGPGVESLVQDVQPSVEAFEGLRIENWFPVHGIDFGAEHLAQEVNRDDQAISFKKGCYLGQETVARIDAMGHVNKKLVAVRWLTGDVPSELPAALVVEGKEVGQLTSLANHHGQYLGLAIIRRGLNAAGTRIDSEAGSLEVA, encoded by the coding sequence ATGAACGACACCATCTCTTGGGTTTCGTCTCCGCTGAAAAGTCAGATCCAAGTAAGCGGCCCCAGTCACATCCGCTTTCTGCAGGGCCTTTGCTCGAACGATGTCGCCCAACTGGCGGTCGGTGCAAGTTGCGAGGCGTACATTCCTACCGTTCAGGGAAAGGTCCTCGCCCATGGCTTTCTTAAGAAACATGACGATCGGATTGTGTTTCTCGGGTTGGGGCAACAGACGGAAGCTCTGCTTCTCCATTTGCAGAAGTACGCGATGATCGAAGACGTCGAAGTCACGGACCAAAGCGAGTCGAAAAATGCTATTTTGGTTTGGGGCGAAAATGTTGGATCGTGGCTTAAAGGAAAGCTTGGCGTGAGTGATCTGCCTGAATTGCACCAGCATCAAACGTTGAGTCGGGAGGGAGCATCGATTGATATCCTCCATACGCCCCTCCTGAAAGAAGCATCGTACGAGCTTTCGGGCCCCGGCGTAGAGAGCCTGGTACAGGACGTCCAGCCCTCTGTCGAAGCGTTTGAAGGACTGCGAATCGAGAATTGGTTCCCCGTCCATGGGATTGATTTCGGTGCCGAGCACTTGGCTCAAGAGGTCAATCGCGATGACCAGGCGATTAGCTTCAAGAAGGGGTGCTATCTGGGGCAGGAGACCGTCGCGCGGATCGACGCGATGGGGCATGTCAATAAGAAGTTGGTCGCCGTGCGATGGCTGACAGGTGACGTTCCGTCAGAACTGCCAGCGGCGCTGGTCGTCGAGGGCAAGGAAGTCGGGCAGCTCACCTCGCTTGCCAATCACCATGGCCAATATCTGGGGCTGGCCATCATTCGACGCGGCTTGAACGCCGCCGGGACACGAATCGATTCGGAAGCAGGTTCGCTGGAAGTTGCTTAG
- a CDS encoding lactate racemase domain-containing protein codes for MPLSTPFGDNATSQCEIVDQHLLANLQSDALPASDLAETIATALSHPVGFPDLADASVPGDTILFAYGKEVTDVEDVARGVVRYAEQAKLTDRQFQFLLPAEVLAPVVESLKQVVAPLGDSAEVIVHQPHDQKANSFLTSTQENRAIILNRHLCDADVVVPVGVACSEGGFNAFGAFSSLYPTYSDIDSKKRWNSPLFVTRPQRRKRRIAEIEEIRQLLGIAVNCLLLPARGGGYSSAVYGEASQAEALSSKQLAEHWQPPLSSLAGAVIALVTGGQLGQSWENAAKALANVENLVRPGGAIILATEIRQRPGLAMAQMAESLEFTDFETLMRKSRSEDAAIALQFAKTLSQCKVYFRSALSEDILDQLDLIPVESDEECRKICEHYQDVVIVHDAQNMSLRLAESGLPS; via the coding sequence ATGCCCCTCTCGACTCCGTTTGGCGACAACGCAACTTCGCAGTGCGAAATAGTTGACCAGCATCTACTGGCAAATCTTCAGTCCGACGCATTACCGGCGTCCGATCTTGCAGAGACAATTGCGACTGCGCTGAGCCATCCGGTAGGTTTTCCGGACCTGGCCGACGCTTCCGTGCCCGGCGATACGATTCTGTTTGCCTATGGGAAAGAGGTAACCGACGTCGAAGACGTTGCCCGCGGCGTCGTGCGATATGCCGAACAAGCGAAATTAACCGATCGACAGTTTCAATTTCTCTTGCCGGCCGAAGTTTTGGCACCGGTTGTCGAGTCATTGAAGCAGGTTGTTGCCCCTCTTGGCGATTCAGCCGAAGTCATCGTGCACCAGCCGCACGATCAAAAGGCTAATTCGTTTCTTACGTCGACCCAAGAGAATCGAGCCATCATTCTGAATCGGCATTTGTGCGATGCCGACGTGGTGGTGCCGGTCGGGGTGGCTTGCAGCGAAGGGGGATTCAACGCCTTTGGGGCGTTCTCTTCGCTCTATCCGACCTACTCGGATATCGATTCAAAAAAACGCTGGAATTCGCCATTATTCGTGACGCGACCACAACGCCGCAAACGCCGCATCGCTGAGATTGAAGAAATACGCCAACTGCTGGGGATCGCGGTTAACTGCCTTCTCCTGCCGGCTCGCGGAGGGGGCTACTCCAGTGCGGTATATGGCGAGGCATCGCAGGCTGAAGCATTGTCCAGCAAGCAATTGGCCGAGCACTGGCAGCCGCCCCTTTCGAGCCTGGCCGGTGCAGTGATTGCCTTGGTGACTGGTGGTCAGCTTGGACAATCGTGGGAAAACGCCGCCAAAGCACTCGCGAACGTCGAAAACCTCGTTCGGCCTGGCGGCGCCATCATTCTAGCGACCGAGATTCGTCAACGTCCTGGCCTGGCAATGGCTCAAATGGCTGAATCGCTGGAATTCACGGACTTCGAGACGCTCATGAGAAAATCTCGTAGCGAAGATGCGGCGATCGCCTTGCAGTTCGCCAAGACGTTATCCCAGTGCAAAGTTTACTTTCGCAGCGCGCTCTCTGAGGACATCTTGGATCAGCTCGATCTGATTCCTGTCGAGTCAGACGAGGAGTGTCGAAAGATTTGTGAGCACTATCAAGACGTTGTCATCGTGCACGATGCACAAAACATGTCGCTTCGCCTGGCTGAGTCGGGCCTGCCATCGTAA
- a CDS encoding Hpt domain-containing protein gives MTMTNQQQLIYSEFGNDEDLGELVEMFVEEIPNRVQSMLEAAETSNWAELGRVAHQMKGAAGSYGFGEVTAIAAVLENACRESAPAESIQRGLQELVSMCLRMRAGTPD, from the coding sequence ATGACAATGACGAACCAACAGCAGCTGATCTATTCCGAATTCGGCAACGATGAAGATCTGGGCGAACTTGTGGAAATGTTCGTCGAAGAGATTCCGAACCGAGTTCAAAGTATGCTTGAAGCTGCTGAGACGTCGAACTGGGCAGAACTCGGACGCGTTGCCCACCAAATGAAGGGGGCTGCTGGTAGCTACGGATTTGGCGAAGTCACGGCGATTGCAGCGGTTCTGGAAAACGCCTGCCGCGAGAGTGCACCGGCTGAATCGATTCAACGTGGTCTGCAGGAACTGGTGAGCATGTGTCTTCGCATGCGTGCTGGTACGCCGGACTAA
- a CDS encoding DUF1598 domain-containing protein, with product MASILALSIHASFSQSAFGQEDSQSKTALDKVQSFSRVGEFTRAFEEIANVQDAAMRDQGHSAIARMQMKAGLIHAAVETASYIENDVNRSEVLSEASAVRSKAPVARGGGVTPDFDQLIDLITTTVEPESWEELGGPGSIAPFPTGVYVDSEGTLKRVKQLSNDSLLSEIHDSSKIITTDQNVSTQSVLRKVSLTRLEKEAQLRWALGRDPTDTMRNLAGIYEVKYLLVYPETGEIVIAGPAGPWHANAEGRHVNVSTGRPVLQLDDMVVLLRNAMEEHGKFGCAITPTQSGLKSAQEYIDVTSAKPLHPRQRDQWLEGLRAAVGKQNITVHGVSPDTRVGQIIVEADYHMKRIGMGLEDGTAGVPSYLEMVTIPPGGSPPPMDVLRWWFTLDYRNISVTKERDAFALQGPGVKVLSENEHLDAQGQRIHTNASTALNATFARNFSTNYAALAVKYPIYAELKNVFDLAMICSLIENERLADQVDWSLTHFGSKGSYQVATGSPPTVVDTIMNMRVIDKKHIIAGVSGGVSFDPSDMLTDDQLTVDEYGLMTADHKASGVPKTIKHHGWWWD from the coding sequence GTGGCAAGTATTCTTGCTCTGTCAATTCATGCTTCCTTCAGCCAGTCTGCCTTCGGCCAGGAAGATTCCCAATCGAAAACCGCACTGGATAAGGTCCAGTCCTTCAGCCGCGTGGGTGAATTCACCCGTGCGTTCGAGGAAATTGCCAACGTGCAAGATGCCGCCATGCGCGACCAGGGGCACTCGGCAATCGCTCGCATGCAGATGAAGGCCGGCCTAATTCATGCCGCGGTGGAAACGGCTTCGTACATCGAAAACGATGTGAATCGCTCGGAGGTTCTGTCAGAAGCATCGGCCGTCCGCAGCAAGGCCCCCGTGGCTCGCGGTGGCGGCGTAACGCCTGACTTCGATCAGTTGATTGACTTGATCACAACAACGGTGGAACCGGAAAGCTGGGAAGAACTGGGGGGCCCTGGTTCCATTGCCCCCTTCCCCACTGGTGTGTACGTCGATTCGGAAGGGACTCTGAAGCGGGTGAAACAGCTATCCAACGACTCCCTTCTCTCCGAGATCCATGACTCTTCCAAGATCATCACGACTGACCAAAACGTTTCAACGCAGTCGGTGCTGCGCAAGGTTTCGTTGACGCGACTGGAAAAGGAAGCCCAACTGCGATGGGCACTTGGTCGCGATCCCACCGACACCATGCGGAACCTGGCCGGCATCTACGAAGTCAAGTATCTGCTGGTTTACCCGGAGACGGGCGAGATCGTGATCGCCGGTCCGGCCGGCCCCTGGCACGCCAACGCCGAAGGGCGCCATGTCAACGTTTCGACCGGGCGGCCCGTTCTTCAACTAGACGACATGGTAGTCTTGCTTCGCAATGCGATGGAGGAACATGGCAAGTTTGGATGCGCCATTACGCCAACTCAAAGCGGCTTGAAGAGCGCCCAAGAATACATTGATGTGACTTCCGCCAAGCCGCTACATCCTCGGCAGCGAGACCAGTGGCTGGAAGGACTGCGCGCTGCCGTCGGCAAGCAAAACATCACCGTGCATGGCGTTAGCCCTGACACGCGAGTCGGTCAGATCATCGTGGAAGCCGATTATCACATGAAGCGGATCGGCATGGGTCTGGAAGATGGCACGGCAGGCGTTCCCAGCTATCTCGAGATGGTTACCATTCCCCCAGGCGGAAGCCCTCCGCCGATGGATGTCCTGCGATGGTGGTTCACGCTCGATTATCGCAATATCAGCGTTACCAAGGAGCGAGACGCATTTGCCCTGCAAGGACCTGGCGTGAAGGTCTTAAGCGAAAATGAGCACCTCGATGCTCAAGGTCAACGAATTCATACCAACGCCAGCACGGCCCTTAATGCAACGTTTGCTCGTAATTTCTCGACCAACTACGCCGCACTCGCGGTGAAGTATCCGATCTACGCCGAACTCAAGAACGTCTTTGATCTCGCGATGATTTGTTCGTTAATCGAAAACGAGCGCTTGGCCGACCAGGTCGATTGGAGCCTGACCCACTTCGGCTCCAAAGGGAGCTACCAGGTCGCTACCGGTTCGCCCCCCACAGTCGTCGATACGATCATGAACATGCGAGTCATCGACAAGAAGCACATCATCGCTGGCGTAAGTGGCGGCGTTAGCTTTGATCCTTCGGACATGCTTACCGACGACCAGCTTACCGTCGACGAATACGGGCTGATGACTGCCGACCACAAAGCAAGCGGCGTCCCCAAGACCATCAAGCATCACGGCTGGTGGTGGGACTAA
- a CDS encoding FAD:protein FMN transferase has protein sequence MPQKPGQVVTPEEERLASRRSFLQGKIRSAEQPDVEAVPETAGISASSTAPGAYLIQLTRKAMACQFEVYLNALGPGTETEAGVAALDLVTELEQQLSAYRYDSEICRLGATAYLRPQVVEQRLFDLLKLAVQLHRDTHGAFDITAGPLIKAWGFFDREGKVPEDADLASAMDLVGSNKLTLDESNRTIFFEKEGVELNLGSIGKGYALDRCQELLSEAGVEDFLVHGGTSSVLAQGVRRDGTPRDGWEVGVPHPLRPDRRIGTVHLNGEALGTSGAAFQAFFHEGKKYGHVLDPRSGQPATSLLSATVIAPSAALADALATACYVMGPQETEALLPKYPDVSVLLVKEGRRRGSVETIMLGGMDQRLVLAPTSQ, from the coding sequence ATGCCCCAAAAACCAGGACAAGTCGTGACGCCTGAAGAGGAAAGACTGGCCAGCCGCCGCAGTTTTTTGCAGGGAAAAATCCGTTCTGCGGAACAGCCTGATGTGGAAGCAGTCCCAGAGACGGCAGGGATTTCTGCCTCATCGACCGCCCCTGGGGCCTACCTGATTCAGCTGACCCGGAAAGCGATGGCCTGCCAGTTTGAGGTTTATTTGAATGCCCTCGGGCCTGGTACCGAAACGGAAGCAGGCGTAGCGGCCCTCGATTTAGTGACCGAGCTAGAGCAGCAACTTTCTGCTTATCGCTATGACAGCGAAATCTGCAGGTTGGGGGCGACGGCCTATTTGCGACCTCAAGTCGTCGAACAACGTCTTTTTGACCTGTTGAAGCTCGCGGTCCAACTTCATCGAGATACGCACGGTGCGTTTGACATCACGGCCGGGCCGCTGATCAAGGCCTGGGGCTTCTTCGATCGCGAAGGGAAGGTACCTGAGGATGCCGATCTGGCCTCGGCCATGGACCTGGTGGGCAGTAATAAGCTAACGCTCGACGAAAGCAATCGAACGATCTTCTTTGAGAAGGAAGGGGTCGAACTGAACCTGGGAAGCATTGGAAAAGGCTATGCGCTGGATCGCTGCCAAGAGCTGCTAAGCGAAGCAGGGGTGGAAGACTTCCTGGTACACGGCGGGACTAGTAGCGTACTTGCCCAAGGCGTACGCCGCGATGGAACGCCGCGAGATGGCTGGGAGGTCGGTGTCCCTCACCCGCTACGGCCAGATCGCAGAATAGGCACGGTCCACCTAAACGGTGAGGCACTCGGGACATCAGGTGCCGCGTTTCAAGCGTTCTTCCACGAAGGGAAGAAGTATGGTCACGTGTTGGATCCTCGCTCGGGTCAACCAGCGACCTCGTTGCTTTCGGCAACGGTGATCGCTCCCAGTGCCGCCTTGGCGGATGCCCTGGCGACAGCGTGTTATGTCATGGGACCGCAAGAGACGGAAGCTCTATTGCCGAAGTATCCGGACGTGTCTGTCCTCCTAGTAAAAGAGGGACGCCGCCGCGGTAGTGTCGAGACGATTATGCTCGGTGGCATGGACCAGCGCCTGGTCCTGGCGCCGACCTCGCAGTAA
- a CDS encoding cytochrome c, producing MRQFGLVLVFGITATLAGNTSLHAQQAERRAKAPEFNNTTTSIIFFKDVFAEALQGERPATLSENRQAAPAMAPGSPGGGMSSPAASGGGAAGEWADIISPTTIQDEVKRLNNQLTETVQNVRKFNGGGFEEARRDFTELAMIFEIIAEHDGDVRWKEFALSARDGFARAGFNSKVGTDNSFKEAKLRAEDLEQLVRGGSIEVREADPKATWDAIADRPPLMQRLEIAYQKRLKPMTASESEFKSNTEEILHEAEIIAAIGHAMQKEGFEYYDDDDYLTFSKQMQEAAMKVVKAVKENNADAARTAAGDVGQSCTLCHESYR from the coding sequence ATGCGTCAATTCGGTCTCGTCCTTGTCTTCGGAATCACTGCTACGCTCGCAGGCAACACCTCGCTGCACGCCCAACAGGCAGAACGCCGCGCCAAGGCTCCGGAATTCAATAATACAACAACCAGCATCATTTTCTTCAAAGACGTCTTCGCGGAAGCTTTGCAAGGAGAACGTCCCGCGACTCTCAGCGAGAACCGCCAAGCGGCCCCCGCCATGGCCCCCGGTTCTCCTGGCGGAGGCATGTCTAGTCCCGCCGCATCCGGGGGTGGCGCCGCGGGAGAATGGGCCGACATCATTTCACCGACCACGATTCAAGACGAAGTCAAGCGGCTCAACAACCAGCTGACCGAAACCGTTCAGAACGTTCGCAAATTCAACGGGGGTGGTTTTGAGGAAGCGCGACGAGACTTCACCGAACTGGCCATGATCTTTGAAATTATCGCCGAACATGACGGGGACGTTCGCTGGAAGGAATTCGCCCTGAGCGCGCGTGACGGTTTTGCCCGCGCCGGTTTCAACTCGAAGGTGGGCACCGACAATTCGTTTAAAGAAGCCAAGCTGCGTGCCGAGGACCTCGAGCAACTCGTGCGTGGAGGTTCGATCGAAGTTCGCGAAGCCGACCCCAAGGCAACATGGGATGCCATCGCGGACCGCCCACCCCTGATGCAGCGGCTGGAAATCGCTTACCAGAAGCGTCTCAAACCGATGACGGCAAGTGAATCCGAGTTTAAGAGCAACACAGAAGAAATACTTCACGAAGCCGAAATCATCGCCGCGATCGGTCATGCGATGCAGAAAGAGGGGTTTGAATACTACGACGACGATGACTACCTCACCTTCAGCAAACAAATGCAGGAAGCTGCAATGAAGGTCGTTAAGGCCGTCAAAGAGAATAACGCCGACGCAGCCCGAACCGCTGCCGGGGATGTCGGCCAGTCGTGTACTCTGTGTCACGAGAGTTATCGTTAG
- a CDS encoding ATP-dependent Clp protease proteolytic subunit has protein sequence MAKSPKPDNSGDSQHEEEPGPLEIVISGEFGESCTEIYEKILEVPMEGECTLYFDSPGGSSYAAIGLVSLLRIRKIQATGVVIGECSSAAIWPFAACKKRYVTPWSVLLFHPMRWQSEENIPVTEAAEWVRHYHHLNSEMDTMLASLFKTKPEMIAQWTHPGRFVTGAELAETGLAELIELF, from the coding sequence ATGGCGAAGTCTCCGAAGCCGGACAATTCCGGCGATTCCCAGCACGAAGAAGAACCGGGTCCCCTTGAGATCGTTATCTCTGGCGAGTTTGGAGAATCGTGTACTGAAATCTATGAGAAAATCCTGGAAGTTCCCATGGAAGGAGAGTGCACTCTCTACTTCGACTCCCCCGGCGGCAGTTCCTACGCGGCCATCGGATTGGTAAGTCTCCTCCGTATTCGCAAGATTCAAGCGACCGGCGTCGTTATCGGTGAATGCTCGTCGGCAGCCATTTGGCCATTTGCCGCTTGCAAGAAACGTTATGTGACTCCGTGGAGCGTTCTCTTGTTTCATCCGATGCGCTGGCAGAGTGAAGAGAATATCCCCGTCACCGAGGCCGCCGAATGGGTACGGCACTACCATCATCTCAATTCCGAGATGGACACGATGCTGGCGAGCCTCTTCAAGACGAAGCCCGAAATGATCGCTCAATGGACCCACCCCGGCCGGTTCGTTACGGGGGCTGAACTCGCCGAGACGGGCCTGGCGGAACTAATCGAGCTTTTCTGA
- a CDS encoding sugar phosphate isomerase/epimerase family protein, which produces MQSTSKCTRRNWMMGTAGLAASGIIAGSSQAAQPIADRSAPKFKLSLAAYSYRKLLQDANSGVTLKTFIDDCAKMQLDGTELTSYYFPKDVQAGFLYDLKSHAFRQGLSVSGTAIGNDFGHPPGEQRDQQIQLTKTWIENAAKLGAPVIRVFAGHQKKGISAEETHRLMVDGLNEVCQYAGQHGIFLALENHGGPTATAEGLLKIVHDVESDWFGVNLDSGNFHSNDIYGELAQIAPYALNAQIKVVVSGPDKKKVPTDFKRIFNILGEANYRGFVVLEYEENEDPRQECPKFIETIRDAMG; this is translated from the coding sequence ATGCAGTCAACGTCAAAGTGCACTCGCCGAAACTGGATGATGGGGACTGCGGGGCTCGCCGCGTCCGGGATCATCGCCGGATCTTCCCAAGCGGCGCAGCCGATTGCCGATCGTAGTGCTCCTAAATTCAAGTTAAGCCTGGCGGCCTATAGCTATCGCAAACTGCTGCAGGACGCCAATTCAGGGGTCACACTGAAGACCTTCATCGACGACTGCGCCAAGATGCAGTTGGATGGAACCGAGCTGACTTCGTATTACTTCCCGAAAGATGTCCAGGCCGGCTTCCTTTACGACCTGAAGTCTCATGCGTTTCGCCAAGGTCTTAGCGTCTCCGGCACGGCCATCGGGAACGACTTTGGCCATCCGCCTGGCGAGCAGCGCGATCAGCAAATTCAGCTTACCAAGACTTGGATTGAAAACGCCGCCAAGCTAGGGGCACCGGTCATTCGCGTGTTTGCCGGTCATCAAAAGAAAGGGATCTCGGCTGAGGAAACGCATCGTCTGATGGTCGATGGTTTGAATGAAGTGTGCCAATATGCCGGCCAGCATGGCATATTCCTCGCTCTGGAAAATCATGGAGGCCCGACGGCGACCGCCGAAGGACTGCTCAAGATCGTGCATGACGTCGAAAGCGATTGGTTCGGCGTGAACCTCGACTCCGGCAATTTCCACAGCAACGACATTTACGGAGAGCTGGCCCAAATCGCTCCTTATGCGCTCAATGCTCAAATCAAAGTGGTCGTCTCGGGGCCTGACAAGAAGAAAGTCCCCACCGATTTCAAACGGATCTTCAATATCCTGGGCGAAGCCAACTATCGTGGCTTCGTCGTCCTAGAGTACGAAGAGAACGAAGACCCTCGCCAGGAATGCCCTAAGTTCATCGAGACAATTCGCGACGCGATGGGCTAA